One genomic segment of Sminthopsis crassicaudata isolate SCR6 chromosome 4, ASM4859323v1, whole genome shotgun sequence includes these proteins:
- the CGN gene encoding cingulin isoform X1, whose amino-acid sequence MYMERATAVAEPRAPVDHGVQIRFITESADNTQAATFRRGGRRPAKDSRASSYGVAVRVQGIAGQPFVVLNSGEKGGDSFGVQIKGNGSRGAPDSLSSDSELPENPYGSPRRFFGSYSQGSTSDEEPGAEQKNKLQRSRSHASLLDSAPAGPGALTGSLLELTSPDGPPASAIDTAPLSSVDSLINKFDSRGSQTRGRTGHRVRLSTEHRKRSQSLDSHAPRDTTEERDRNQDRDRNQDRDRSRDQDRNFSNSSSPNSKPPSMMSGLNQGQAPTNVISRSRQTQEWVLQSFEEPRGRARDPSLMQFKSTPDLLRDQQEATTPGSADHAKATIYSILREGSSESEASVKRKVSLVLEQMQALAQVNPPNVSQSVAVHRGLVQKVDELQQKLDEEVKKRQKLEHSREPSRLGLERQLEEKVEECLRLQERLERKKAETQRSAQELQDMKLLLDQGERLRHGLEDQLKEVQDRLKQEQNSEAGKEALLKDLLETRELLEEVLEGKQRQEEQLRQRERELTALKGVLKEEVASRDQEVERVRQQCQQDVDQLRRSVKDASQDQATLEAERQKVSALIRGLERELQESAEETGHWQGMFQKNKEELRGTKQELLQLRLEKEDLEEELREQIGALQKDLELARASAGDSRQVESLKKELQRAQEELQDLRDHQSQEAVGRSRERELEQELAILREEAERGKGVEQQQLQMHKTLQQLRQDYEETAKAKAVAEAEAAMMGQRRAAVESTLRETQEENDEFRRRILGLEQQLKEARSLAEGGEAVEARLRDKVQRLEAERQRLEKALNASQEEEELLSGAKRMLEGRLEEAQRGLARLGQEQQTLNRALEEEGKQREILRRNKAELEEQKRLLDKTVEKLNKELEKIGEDSQRALGQLQAQLEEYKEKARRDVAGAQRQAKEWASEAEKAAGGLGQLQEEAQRLRQALQTLQAERDTALLDKDLLAQRLQGLEQETESKKRSQDDKVRQLKNLEEKVSRLEAELDEERNTVELLTDRVNRGRDQIDQLRGELMQERSIRQDLECDKISLERQNKDLKSRLASSEGFQKPNVSLSQLESQNQELQERLQAEEREKTLLQTTNRKLERRVKELSIQIDDERQHVNDQKDQLSLRVKALKRQVDEAEEEIERLDGLRKKAQRELEEQHEINDQLQARVKALEKDSRRKATRSAAEASLKHDGLSSDEEFDSIYDPSSIASLLTESNLQTSSC is encoded by the exons ATGTACATGGAGCGGGCAACAGCTGTAGCAGAGCCCCGGGCGCCAGTGGACCATGGTGTGCAGATCCGATTCATTACAGAGTCAGCTGATAACACTCAGGCAGCCACCTTCCGCCGGGGTGGTCGTCGCCCCGCCAAGGACTCCAGAGCTAGTTCTTACGGTGTGGCAGTCAGGGTGCAAGGCATTGCCGGACAGCCCTTTGTGGTGCTCAACAGTGGGGAGAAGGGCGGTGATTCCTTTGGGGTACAGATCAAGGGGAACGGCAGCAGAGGCGCCCCTGACTCACTGAGCTCAGACTCGGAGCTTCCCGAAAATCCCTATGGCTCACCTCGGAGGTTTTTTGGCTCCTATTCCCAGGGCAGTACCTCTGATGAGGAGCCTGGAGCTGAGCAAAAGAACAAGCTTCAGCGCTCCCGTTCCCATGCCTCCCTGTTGGATTCGGCTCCTGCGGGCCCAGGTGCCCTTACTGGCAGCCTGTTAGAACTAACCTCTCCGGATGGTCCTCCTGCGAGTGCCATTGACACGGCACCCCTCTCCTCCGTGGATTCGCTCATTAACAAGTTTGACAGCCGAGGCTCCCAAACGAGGGGCCGGACTGGCCACCGTGTCCGGCTGTCCACTGAACACCGGAAGCGGAGTCAGAGCTTAGATAGCCATGCACCTCGAGATACAACGGAGGAACGGGACCGGAATCAGGACCGGGACCGGAATCAGGACCGGGACCGGAGTCGGGACCAGGATCGGAACTTCAGCAACTCCTCCTCCCCTAACTCGAAGCCACCCAGTATGATGAGTGGTCTAAATCAGGGTCAAGCCCCAACAAATGTCATCAGCCGATCCCGACAGACCCAAGAATGGGTGTTGCAGAGCTTTGAGGAGCCACGGGGAAGGGCCCGGGACCCTTCCCTAATGCAG TTCAAGTCAACCCCAGACCTTTTGAGGGACCAGCAGGAAGCCACGACCCCTGGCAGTGCTGATCATGCTAAAGCGACCATCTATAGTATCCTACGAGAAGG GAGTTCAGAAAGTGAAGCGTCTGTGAAGAGGAAGGTCAGCCTGGTTTTGGAACAGATGCAGGCCCTAGCG CAGGTAAACCCTCCCAATGTGTCCCAGTCCGTGGCCGTACATCGTGGGCTGGTTCAGAAGGTAGATGAGCTGCAGCAAAAGCTGGATGAGGAGGTAAAG AAACGACAGAAGCTGGAGCACTCTCGTGAGCCCTCCCGACTCGGGCTGGAACGGCAGCTGGAGGAGAAGGTGGAGGAGTGTCTGCGCCTGCAGGAGAGACTAGAAAGGAAGAAGGCAGAGACGCAGCGTAGCGCCCAGGA GCTCCAGGACATGAAGCTCCTGCTGGATCAGGGTGAACGGCTACGGCACGGGCTTGAGGACCAGCTGAAAGAAGTGCAAGATAGGCTAAAGCAGGAACAGAACTCCGAGGCTGGAAAGGAGGCCCTGTTGAAG GACCTGCTAGAGACCAGGGAGTTATTGGAGGAAGTACTGGAAGGGAAACAGCGGCAAGAGGAACAGCTCCGGCAGCGGGAGCGCGAACTGACGGCTTTGAAGGGGGTGCTGAAGGAGGAGGTGGCCTCTCGGGACCAGGAGGTGGAGCGGGTCCGGCAGCAGTGCCAACAGGATGTGGATCAGCTGCGCCGGAGTGTGAAGGATGCCTCCCAA GATCAGGCCACCCTGgaggcagaaaggcagaaagtgTCAGCCCTCATACGGGGCCTAGAGAGAGAACTCCAGGAGAGTGCTGAGGAGACCGGGCACTGGCAAGGCATGttccagaaaaacaaagaagagctCCGTGGAACCAAGCAGGA GTTGTTACAGCTTCGCTTGGAGAAAGAAGATCTGGAGGAAGAACTCAGGGAACAGATTGGGGCTCTACAGAAGGATCTAGAGCTGGCCCGAGCCAGTGCTGGTGATAGTCGCCAGGTTGAAAGCCTCAAAAAG GAACTGCAGCGGGCACAGGAGGAACTTCAGGACTTGCGGGATCATCAAAGTCAGGAAGCCGTCGGCAGGAGCCGGGAGCGGGAACTAGAACAAGAACTGGCAATTCTCAGAGAGGAAGCTGAACGGGGAAAGGGGGTTGAGCAGCAGCAGCTACAGATGCATAAGACCCTTCAGCAGCTTCGGCAGGACTATGAAGAGACTGCCAAG GCCAAGGCCGTGGCTGAAGCAGAGGCAGCCATGATGGGGCAGCGGCGGGCGGCAGTGGAGTCCACGCTACGTGAAACCCAAGAAGAGAATGATGAGTTCCGAAGGCGGATCTTGGGCCTGGAACAGCAGCTGAAGGAGGCCCGGAGCTTGGCTGAGGGTGGGGAAGCTGTGGAGGCTAGACTTCGGGACAAGGTGCAGCGGCTGGAG GCAGAGAGACAGCGGCTCGAGAAGGCCCTGAatgcatcccaggaagaggaagaattatTGTCTGGGGCAAAGAGGATGCTGGAGGGGCGATTGGAAGAGGCACAACGGGGTCTTGCTCGCTTGGGGCAGGAGCAACAGACATTAAACAGGGCCCttgaggaggaagggaagcaaCGGGAAATCCTTCGGCGGAATAAGGCTGAGCTGGAAGAGCAGAAACGTTTGTTGGATAAGACTGTAGAGAAACTGAACAAGGAG TTGGAGAAAATTGGAGAAGACTCACAGAGAGCCCTGGGGCAGCTCCAAGCCCAGCTGGAAGAATACAAGGAGAAAGCACGTCGAGATGTGGCAGGTGCCCAACGCCAGGCCAAAGAATGGGCCAGTGAGGCGGAGAAGGCAGCCGGAGGTCTGGGCCAGCTGCAGGAGGAG gCTCAACGACTGCGCCAGGCCCTGCAAACGTTACAAGCCGAGAGAGATACAGCCCTGTTAGACAAGGACCTGCTGGCCCAGAGATTACAGGGGCTGGagcaagagacagaaagcaaAAAACGTTCCCAGGATGACAAAGTCCGGCAACTTAAGAACCTAGAG GAAAAGGTCTCCCGCCTGGAGGCAGAGCTTGATGAAGAAAGAAACACGGTAGAGCTGCTGACAGATCGAGTGAACCGTGGGCGCGACCAG atTGACCAGCTGAGGGGAGAACTGATGCAGGAGAGATCCATTCGGCAAGACCTGGAATGTGACAAGATCTCTCTGGAGAGGCAG AACAAGGATCTGAAGAGCCGACTGGCCAGTTCAGAGGGCTTCCAGAAGCCCAATGTCAGCCTCTCTCAGCTGGAGTCCCAGAACCAGGAGCTACAGGAGCGACTTCAGGCTGAAGAAAG GGAGAAGACACTGCTGCAAACCACAAACCGAAAACTGGAAAGGAGAGTTAAGGAGCTTTCCATCCAGATTGATGATGAAAGGCAGCATGTAAATGACCAGAAAGATCAG CTGAGCCTGCGGGTGAAGGCCCTGAAGCGACAGGTTGATGAGGCAGAAGAGGAAATCGAACGCCTGGATGGTTTGAGGAAGAAGGCCCAACGGGAGCTAGAAGAGCAGCATGAGATCAACGATCAGTTGCAGGCCCGGGTTAAGGCCCTGGAAAAGGATTCCCG gcGCAAGGCTACTCGATCAGCAGCTGAGGCATCCCTCAAGCATGATGGGCTGAGCTCAGATGAGGaatttgacagtatatatgaccCTTCGTCCATTGCATCATTGCTCACTGAGAGTAACCTCCAAACTAGTTCTTGCTAG
- the CGN gene encoding cingulin isoform X2: protein MYMERATAVAEPRAPVDHGVQIRFITESADNTQAATFRRGGRRPAKDSRASSYGVAVRVQGIAGQPFVVLNSGEKGGDSFGVQIKGNGSRGAPDSLSSDSELPENPYGSPRRFFGSYSQGSTSDEEPGAEQKNKLQRSRSHASLLDSAPAGPGALTGSLLELTSPDGPPASAIDTAPLSSVDSLINKFDSRGSQTRGRTGHRVRLSTEHRKRSQSLDSHAPRDTTEERDRNQDRDRNQDRDRSRDQDRNFSNSSSPNSKPPSMMSGLNQGQAPTNVISRSRQTQEWVLQSFEEPRGRARDPSLMQFKSTPDLLRDQQEATTPGSADHAKATIYSILREGSSESEASVKRKVSLVLEQMQALAVNPPNVSQSVAVHRGLVQKVDELQQKLDEEVKKRQKLEHSREPSRLGLERQLEEKVEECLRLQERLERKKAETQRSAQELQDMKLLLDQGERLRHGLEDQLKEVQDRLKQEQNSEAGKEALLKDLLETRELLEEVLEGKQRQEEQLRQRERELTALKGVLKEEVASRDQEVERVRQQCQQDVDQLRRSVKDASQDQATLEAERQKVSALIRGLERELQESAEETGHWQGMFQKNKEELRGTKQELLQLRLEKEDLEEELREQIGALQKDLELARASAGDSRQVESLKKELQRAQEELQDLRDHQSQEAVGRSRERELEQELAILREEAERGKGVEQQQLQMHKTLQQLRQDYEETAKAKAVAEAEAAMMGQRRAAVESTLRETQEENDEFRRRILGLEQQLKEARSLAEGGEAVEARLRDKVQRLEAERQRLEKALNASQEEEELLSGAKRMLEGRLEEAQRGLARLGQEQQTLNRALEEEGKQREILRRNKAELEEQKRLLDKTVEKLNKELEKIGEDSQRALGQLQAQLEEYKEKARRDVAGAQRQAKEWASEAEKAAGGLGQLQEEAQRLRQALQTLQAERDTALLDKDLLAQRLQGLEQETESKKRSQDDKVRQLKNLEEKVSRLEAELDEERNTVELLTDRVNRGRDQIDQLRGELMQERSIRQDLECDKISLERQNKDLKSRLASSEGFQKPNVSLSQLESQNQELQERLQAEEREKTLLQTTNRKLERRVKELSIQIDDERQHVNDQKDQLSLRVKALKRQVDEAEEEIERLDGLRKKAQRELEEQHEINDQLQARVKALEKDSRRKATRSAAEASLKHDGLSSDEEFDSIYDPSSIASLLTESNLQTSSC, encoded by the exons ATGTACATGGAGCGGGCAACAGCTGTAGCAGAGCCCCGGGCGCCAGTGGACCATGGTGTGCAGATCCGATTCATTACAGAGTCAGCTGATAACACTCAGGCAGCCACCTTCCGCCGGGGTGGTCGTCGCCCCGCCAAGGACTCCAGAGCTAGTTCTTACGGTGTGGCAGTCAGGGTGCAAGGCATTGCCGGACAGCCCTTTGTGGTGCTCAACAGTGGGGAGAAGGGCGGTGATTCCTTTGGGGTACAGATCAAGGGGAACGGCAGCAGAGGCGCCCCTGACTCACTGAGCTCAGACTCGGAGCTTCCCGAAAATCCCTATGGCTCACCTCGGAGGTTTTTTGGCTCCTATTCCCAGGGCAGTACCTCTGATGAGGAGCCTGGAGCTGAGCAAAAGAACAAGCTTCAGCGCTCCCGTTCCCATGCCTCCCTGTTGGATTCGGCTCCTGCGGGCCCAGGTGCCCTTACTGGCAGCCTGTTAGAACTAACCTCTCCGGATGGTCCTCCTGCGAGTGCCATTGACACGGCACCCCTCTCCTCCGTGGATTCGCTCATTAACAAGTTTGACAGCCGAGGCTCCCAAACGAGGGGCCGGACTGGCCACCGTGTCCGGCTGTCCACTGAACACCGGAAGCGGAGTCAGAGCTTAGATAGCCATGCACCTCGAGATACAACGGAGGAACGGGACCGGAATCAGGACCGGGACCGGAATCAGGACCGGGACCGGAGTCGGGACCAGGATCGGAACTTCAGCAACTCCTCCTCCCCTAACTCGAAGCCACCCAGTATGATGAGTGGTCTAAATCAGGGTCAAGCCCCAACAAATGTCATCAGCCGATCCCGACAGACCCAAGAATGGGTGTTGCAGAGCTTTGAGGAGCCACGGGGAAGGGCCCGGGACCCTTCCCTAATGCAG TTCAAGTCAACCCCAGACCTTTTGAGGGACCAGCAGGAAGCCACGACCCCTGGCAGTGCTGATCATGCTAAAGCGACCATCTATAGTATCCTACGAGAAGG GAGTTCAGAAAGTGAAGCGTCTGTGAAGAGGAAGGTCAGCCTGGTTTTGGAACAGATGCAGGCCCTAGCG GTAAACCCTCCCAATGTGTCCCAGTCCGTGGCCGTACATCGTGGGCTGGTTCAGAAGGTAGATGAGCTGCAGCAAAAGCTGGATGAGGAGGTAAAG AAACGACAGAAGCTGGAGCACTCTCGTGAGCCCTCCCGACTCGGGCTGGAACGGCAGCTGGAGGAGAAGGTGGAGGAGTGTCTGCGCCTGCAGGAGAGACTAGAAAGGAAGAAGGCAGAGACGCAGCGTAGCGCCCAGGA GCTCCAGGACATGAAGCTCCTGCTGGATCAGGGTGAACGGCTACGGCACGGGCTTGAGGACCAGCTGAAAGAAGTGCAAGATAGGCTAAAGCAGGAACAGAACTCCGAGGCTGGAAAGGAGGCCCTGTTGAAG GACCTGCTAGAGACCAGGGAGTTATTGGAGGAAGTACTGGAAGGGAAACAGCGGCAAGAGGAACAGCTCCGGCAGCGGGAGCGCGAACTGACGGCTTTGAAGGGGGTGCTGAAGGAGGAGGTGGCCTCTCGGGACCAGGAGGTGGAGCGGGTCCGGCAGCAGTGCCAACAGGATGTGGATCAGCTGCGCCGGAGTGTGAAGGATGCCTCCCAA GATCAGGCCACCCTGgaggcagaaaggcagaaagtgTCAGCCCTCATACGGGGCCTAGAGAGAGAACTCCAGGAGAGTGCTGAGGAGACCGGGCACTGGCAAGGCATGttccagaaaaacaaagaagagctCCGTGGAACCAAGCAGGA GTTGTTACAGCTTCGCTTGGAGAAAGAAGATCTGGAGGAAGAACTCAGGGAACAGATTGGGGCTCTACAGAAGGATCTAGAGCTGGCCCGAGCCAGTGCTGGTGATAGTCGCCAGGTTGAAAGCCTCAAAAAG GAACTGCAGCGGGCACAGGAGGAACTTCAGGACTTGCGGGATCATCAAAGTCAGGAAGCCGTCGGCAGGAGCCGGGAGCGGGAACTAGAACAAGAACTGGCAATTCTCAGAGAGGAAGCTGAACGGGGAAAGGGGGTTGAGCAGCAGCAGCTACAGATGCATAAGACCCTTCAGCAGCTTCGGCAGGACTATGAAGAGACTGCCAAG GCCAAGGCCGTGGCTGAAGCAGAGGCAGCCATGATGGGGCAGCGGCGGGCGGCAGTGGAGTCCACGCTACGTGAAACCCAAGAAGAGAATGATGAGTTCCGAAGGCGGATCTTGGGCCTGGAACAGCAGCTGAAGGAGGCCCGGAGCTTGGCTGAGGGTGGGGAAGCTGTGGAGGCTAGACTTCGGGACAAGGTGCAGCGGCTGGAG GCAGAGAGACAGCGGCTCGAGAAGGCCCTGAatgcatcccaggaagaggaagaattatTGTCTGGGGCAAAGAGGATGCTGGAGGGGCGATTGGAAGAGGCACAACGGGGTCTTGCTCGCTTGGGGCAGGAGCAACAGACATTAAACAGGGCCCttgaggaggaagggaagcaaCGGGAAATCCTTCGGCGGAATAAGGCTGAGCTGGAAGAGCAGAAACGTTTGTTGGATAAGACTGTAGAGAAACTGAACAAGGAG TTGGAGAAAATTGGAGAAGACTCACAGAGAGCCCTGGGGCAGCTCCAAGCCCAGCTGGAAGAATACAAGGAGAAAGCACGTCGAGATGTGGCAGGTGCCCAACGCCAGGCCAAAGAATGGGCCAGTGAGGCGGAGAAGGCAGCCGGAGGTCTGGGCCAGCTGCAGGAGGAG gCTCAACGACTGCGCCAGGCCCTGCAAACGTTACAAGCCGAGAGAGATACAGCCCTGTTAGACAAGGACCTGCTGGCCCAGAGATTACAGGGGCTGGagcaagagacagaaagcaaAAAACGTTCCCAGGATGACAAAGTCCGGCAACTTAAGAACCTAGAG GAAAAGGTCTCCCGCCTGGAGGCAGAGCTTGATGAAGAAAGAAACACGGTAGAGCTGCTGACAGATCGAGTGAACCGTGGGCGCGACCAG atTGACCAGCTGAGGGGAGAACTGATGCAGGAGAGATCCATTCGGCAAGACCTGGAATGTGACAAGATCTCTCTGGAGAGGCAG AACAAGGATCTGAAGAGCCGACTGGCCAGTTCAGAGGGCTTCCAGAAGCCCAATGTCAGCCTCTCTCAGCTGGAGTCCCAGAACCAGGAGCTACAGGAGCGACTTCAGGCTGAAGAAAG GGAGAAGACACTGCTGCAAACCACAAACCGAAAACTGGAAAGGAGAGTTAAGGAGCTTTCCATCCAGATTGATGATGAAAGGCAGCATGTAAATGACCAGAAAGATCAG CTGAGCCTGCGGGTGAAGGCCCTGAAGCGACAGGTTGATGAGGCAGAAGAGGAAATCGAACGCCTGGATGGTTTGAGGAAGAAGGCCCAACGGGAGCTAGAAGAGCAGCATGAGATCAACGATCAGTTGCAGGCCCGGGTTAAGGCCCTGGAAAAGGATTCCCG gcGCAAGGCTACTCGATCAGCAGCTGAGGCATCCCTCAAGCATGATGGGCTGAGCTCAGATGAGGaatttgacagtatatatgaccCTTCGTCCATTGCATCATTGCTCACTGAGAGTAACCTCCAAACTAGTTCTTGCTAG